The Oncorhynchus mykiss isolate Arlee chromosome Y, USDA_OmykA_1.1, whole genome shotgun sequence genomic sequence AGTGGGTCGTAGTAGACCGTCTGCTGTGAGAGGACCAGGGGCAGCGAGCCGCCCACAGCCAGGACCCACATGGAGCTGCAGGCCAGGGCTGCGTTACGTGGACTCCTCCAGGCCAGGGAGTTGATGGGGTAGGCCACGGCCAGCAGGCGGTCCACGCTGATACAGGTCATAAGGAGGACGGAGGAGTACATGTTGCAGTAGAAGGCGGCGGTGACCAGGCGGCACATCCCCTCGCCGAAGCCCCAGTCGTTGCCACTGTAGTGGTAGGCGATCTTGAAGGGCAGCAATAGGGCGAACAGGAGGTCAGCGGCCGCCAGGTTCAGCATGTAGATCACCGCCGGCTTCATGGGACGGATCTGTCGGGCAAAGGTCACCATGGCGACAGTGTTGAGGGGCACGCTGATGAGGAAGACGACGGTGTAAAGCGTCGGGATGAAGATGGTGGACagacggcctgtcaggaagtcgtTGGCCGTAACAGAGATAGCGTAAGACCAGACTCCTGTAACATTCCTGACCGAGCCCAGTTCCACCTGTCCCAGTCTGGACCCGTTAATAAACCCAACTCTCTGTCCCGGTGCGGATCCATGGTTGAGTCTGCCTCCGGGCCCATTTCTGTCTTCGTTTGGGTAGTAGTCCAGCAGGTCCAGATCTATAGGCTCGTCTGTGACCAGGGGCCATTCCGTGACTAATCGCCTGGCAAAGGTCCTAACGAT encodes the following:
- the LOC110509677 gene encoding proteinase-activated receptor 1, which codes for MGLNCSSGRMLYKTVLILAAVHAASSAVYNGSAIVRTFARRLVTEWPLVTDEPIDLDLLDYYPNEDRNGPGGRLNHGSAPGQRVGFINGSRLGQVELGSVRNVTGVWSYAISVTANDFLTGRLSTIFIPTLYTVVFLISVPLNTVAMVTFARQIRPMKPAVIYMLNLAAADLLFALLLPFKIAYHYSGNDWGFGEGMCRLVTAAFYCNMYSSVLLMTCISVDRLLAVAYPINSLAWRSPRNAALACSSMWVLAVGGSLPLVLSQQTVYYDPLGITTCHDIQDLKLLEGRYLFFFPILSCTLYFLPLFITVTCYTRVVQVLNRAPHGVIGRSRQKARAVVMVVIVLVVFVICFTPTNAILLAHYLQIGGRVTGEPDATHVAYLVSLCVGSISCCLDPLVYYFGSSRCQRQLAAALGCRAATEGGKNLASSSGSSSTSTSTRISKVDAFQASLSSQYKKLLV